The following is a genomic window from Pseudomonadales bacterium.
ACAGGAGGCGCTGGCTGCCGGTTTTCGCGACGCATTCGGTATCGTCGTGGTGGCATTCCTGCTGACGCTGATCCCGACGCTGATGCTCGGATCGAAGCGCCCGAGGCCCGCCTGAGCGCTGGCCACCGCTCAGGGCGGGACGCGCACTGCGTGCGTGAACCGTGCTCCCCAGTAACCATCGTCGAGTCGTGACAGCATCACTCCCGCGCGGGTGGAAACGTGCAGGAACTGGCGCTTGCCGAGGTAGATGCCGACATGGCGTTCGCGCGCGGTCGTGTCGAAGAATACGAGGTCGCCGGGACGCAGCCGCGCATCACCGACGAGCCTTCCGGCATGACGTTGTGCACTCGTATCGCGCGGCAACGCGATGCCGAAGCGCTGCAGATAGGTGAGCTGGATGAAGCCTGAACAATCGGTGCCTTCACGCGTGTTGCCGCCAAGGCGATACGGCACCCCGGCCCAGTCGAGATACTGCGCCAGCAGTGCGGCGCGCGTCGCCTCGCTGTCGGCCAGCGAGACCCGCCCGGGTAACGGTGCATGACGGTAATCCTGCGCCGCAGGCGACTGCTCGCGCTCACCCAGCCCGCTGCAACCCGCCAGCAACAGCGCCAACAACGACAAGACGGCTGCAACACAACGCATCGGCTCAGCCCGCCAGACGCATGAAAAGATAGATGCCGAGCATCGCGATCGCCAGCGCAACCTTTACGGCTGCCCCCAGCACCAGTCCGATCGTCACGCCCACACCCGCGCGTCCGGCTTCGGACCAGGTGCGGCGCGCGCTGAGTTCGCCGGCCACCGCACCGGCCAGCGGGCCAAGCACCACTCCGGGAATGCCGAAGAACACACCCACCAGCGCACCCAGCACCGCTCCGGCGGCAGCCTGCGGCGAGGCACCGAAACGCTTCGCACCGAACGCACCCGCTGCAAAATCGACCGCGACGACCATCCCCGCAAGCAACACCAGCACTGCCAATGTACCCACGCCAGCGTACCTGAAATCCTCGATCCATGCCGCCATCACCAGTCCGGCGAGCAGCAGCGCCGCACCGGGCAGCACGGGCAATACCAGTCCGGCCAGGCCCCCGACGACCAGGGCCACCGCCACGACCCAGAGCAGGATCACCGGATCCATACCCGGTCACCCGGACCCGTCGATGGTGGTGGTCACGGCGACTGATTCGCCGGGATGCGGCCGGTGAACTGGCGGTACCAGGCACGTATCCGTGCAAGGTCGCGCTCGTGGTCACCGCTCAGTTCTGCCACCGGCCCGATGTGCAGCAGCCGGTCCGGGTAGTGCCATGCCACCTGCACCACCGGCAGGCGGGCGAGTTCCGCCACCCGCAGAAAGCCCGTCTTCCATGTCTCCACACGCGAGCGCGTACCTTCCGGCGTGATCACCATCACGATCTGCTCGGCCTCGCAGACGCGCGTCGCGACCTCCTCGACCAATCCTGCCGGGGCGCCGCGATCGGTGGGAATGCCACCCGATGCGCGCAGAAGCACCGACAGGGGCCAGACGAACAGCGTGTCCTTGATCAGGTAGTTGATGCGAACACCGAGCGCGAGCATCGCGAACATTGCGATCACCCAGTCCCAGTTCGAGGTGTGCGGCGCAGCGATCACGAGCAGCCTGCGCTCGTCGGGCAGATTCCCGGTCACACGCCAACCGAACCAGCGTAACAGCGTACGGCCCACCCGCCGCGTGAGTGCATTACCGGATCGCGGTACGCTGGCAGGCAACTCCGGCACGATGTCTTCGTCGGGGCGCGTTCCGGCGTATCCGGCCATTCAGGGCTCGTGCGGCATCTGCAGGAATTCGATCACCAGCGGATCACCGGCCCGCTCCAGATACGCGAACACGATGTCCGCCGACCAGCGCTTGTACCAGAACGGTGTGTAACCAAGTGGACGCACGCGCTCGATCCACGCATCGGTGTCCTCGACACGGAACTGCAGGTGGTGGATTCCCTCCCTGCCCGCCTGGATGAACTCACCATGCGGACTCTCGCCACCACACCACTGGATCAGCTCGATTTCGATATCACCACTGCGACCGAACGCCATGTCCAGCTTCACGTCACACAGCCGGCCACGGAACAACGCCTGTGACACCGATCCGTCCATCGTGTGGAACGGACCGAAAAACGGCTCATACAGGCTCATCGCCCGCTCCAGATCGCGCACCACGAAAGCGACCTGGCTGACTGGTGGAAAACCTTCGATCGGGGCTCGTGGTGTGGCCGGGCTGTTCGTCGTCGTTGTCATTGCGCCTCCCGCTCATGTTCTCGCCAAGGACAGTGCATCGAACTTCATGTGCCACGTCCCGGTGACGGACCGAAGTGGCGCTCGATCACATGCGCTGCGGATTGTTGCCCTCCGGTGACGATGACGCAAGTACGCCACCTGCCACCTTCAATCCACCATCGTCTCGCCGCGCGCACAGCGCTCACCCAGACTCGCGAGTCGCGCCGCGGTCGAACCGAGCGTCAATTCGTTGTGCCGTGCCCACAGGCAGTAACGCCAGGGAGCGTTGGCACGATCGACGCCGGCACCGCCATGCAGGTGCTGCGCGGTGTAACTCGTGCGGTGCCCCACGTCGCCGGCCCAGATCTTCGCGATATCGACTTCGACCGCAGCCGGTGAGCCACTGGCGAGCAGCGCCGCTGCCTGCCAGGTCGTCAGACGCAGGCACTCGACGTCGATGAAGCGATCCGCCGCGCGGTTGCCTACGGCCTGGAAGGTCGCGATCGGCACGCCGAACTGCTTGCGCTCCGAGGTATACGCCGCCGTCTGGCGCAGCAGCGTGTCGGTGACACCGAGCTGATGTGCGCACAGTGCGACCGTCATGTGTTCCACCGCGTGACGCAATACGTCGGCACCATCGCGCGGACCCGCGAGCACATCGTCGGCAGTGACCGCGACATCGTCCATCACCAGCAACGACTGCGGCTCGTAGCTGCTCGTCTTCATCGGCACCAGCGTGACGCCGGGAGCGCACGGATCCACCAGCAACACCACCACGCCGTCGTCGCCTGCCGCTGCCAGCAGCACGCGATCGGCACGGTGCGCAAACGGCACGGCGAATTTCTCGCCGCTGACCCGGTAGCCCGAACCGTCACGGCGAGCGTGCACAGCCGGCGCAGCGAAATCGCGTGTGGATTCCTCCTCCAGCGCAGCGGTAAGCACGATCTCGCCACGCGCGGCGCGCGGCAGCAGGCGCTCCTTCTGCGCGTGCGTGCCGAAACGCAGCAGAGGCGCCAGCACGCCACCCAGGTGAACCGCAAGCGGCAGCGGGGCAATGCTGCGTCCGGCTTCTTCCATCAGCAGCGCCACCTCGAAAAAGCCGAAGCCCATGCCACCATACTCTTCAGGCACTGCGACTCCGAGCAAGCCGGCCTCGGCCAGTTTCGTCCACAGGCCCTGGTCGAAGCGTTCTGCGGCGTAGTTGTCGGAGGAAGCGAGCGTGGCTGCCGAGACCTGCTCACCGAGTATCCGACGCGCGAGACTCTGGATGTCGCGCTGCTCTTCCGAAAATCCGAAATCCATGCTGTAGCCCTCGCTGCAAGTCTTGCTGCCGTTCAACGTGCCGCACGCGGCATCCACAGGCCGGCGGCAGAAATGATGTCGCGTTGCACTTCGTTCGCGCCGCCGCCAAAGGTCAGGATCGATGCGGTACGGTAGAGCAGCTCGATGCGCGCACGCGCAACTGCGCCGACCTCCGAGTGGCGGCTGACCAGCGAGGCCTGCCCGACCACCTCGCCGAGCAGGCGGTAGAGCTCGACGAAAAACTCCGAACCGTAGACCTTGACCGCAGACGCATCGGCCATCTGCAGCGTGCCCTGCGTCATCGCCCACGCCTGCCGGTAACACATCAGCTTCAGCGCTTCGATGCCCGCGCGCGC
Proteins encoded in this region:
- a CDS encoding C40 family peptidase codes for the protein MRCVAAVLSLLALLLAGCSGLGEREQSPAAQDYRHAPLPGRVSLADSEATRAALLAQYLDWAGVPYRLGGNTREGTDCSGFIQLTYLQRFGIALPRDTSAQRHAGRLVGDARLRPGDLVFFDTTARERHVGIYLGKRQFLHVSTRAGVMLSRLDDGYWGARFTHAVRVPP
- a CDS encoding DUF456 domain-containing protein translates to MDPVILLWVVAVALVVGGLAGLVLPVLPGAALLLAGLVMAAWIEDFRYAGVGTLAVLVLLAGMVVAVDFAAGAFGAKRFGASPQAAAGAVLGALVGVFFGIPGVVLGPLAGAVAGELSARRTWSEAGRAGVGVTIGLVLGAAVKVALAIAMLGIYLFMRLAG
- a CDS encoding 1-acyl-sn-glycerol-3-phosphate acyltransferase, with the protein product MPASVPRSGNALTRRVGRTLLRWFGWRVTGNLPDERRLLVIAAPHTSNWDWVIAMFAMLALGVRINYLIKDTLFVWPLSVLLRASGGIPTDRGAPAGLVEEVATRVCEAEQIVMVITPEGTRSRVETWKTGFLRVAELARLPVVQVAWHYPDRLLHIGPVAELSGDHERDLARIRAWYRQFTGRIPANQSP
- a CDS encoding VOC family protein, producing MTTTTNSPATPRAPIEGFPPVSQVAFVVRDLERAMSLYEPFFGPFHTMDGSVSQALFRGRLCDVKLDMAFGRSGDIEIELIQWCGGESPHGEFIQAGREGIHHLQFRVEDTDAWIERVRPLGYTPFWYKRWSADIVFAYLERAGDPLVIEFLQMPHEP
- a CDS encoding acyl-CoA/acyl-ACP dehydrogenase, with translation MDFGFSEEQRDIQSLARRILGEQVSAATLASSDNYAAERFDQGLWTKLAEAGLLGVAVPEEYGGMGFGFFEVALLMEEAGRSIAPLPLAVHLGGVLAPLLRFGTHAQKERLLPRAARGEIVLTAALEEESTRDFAAPAVHARRDGSGYRVSGEKFAVPFAHRADRVLLAAAGDDGVVVLLVDPCAPGVTLVPMKTSSYEPQSLLVMDDVAVTADDVLAGPRDGADVLRHAVEHMTVALCAHQLGVTDTLLRQTAAYTSERKQFGVPIATFQAVGNRAADRFIDVECLRLTTWQAAALLASGSPAAVEVDIAKIWAGDVGHRTSYTAQHLHGGAGVDRANAPWRYCLWARHNELTLGSTAARLASLGERCARGETMVD